The Kosakonia sp. SMBL-WEM22 sequence ATAATAAAACTCCGCCCGTTAGCAGCAATAAAGTAATAACAGAATACAAAATACTGTCCATCGGCAGGCTCCTTTCTTTTGATTTTAAAATTGCACCATGATATTGTCAACGAACCTCGCCCCTTAATATTGTCTCCCCTGTCAAATAGTAAAGGATAATAGAAATGCTTCCCGAGAACCTCGTCCCGGCGCGCTTTCATCTTTCTGCCGTTGAAAGCGGGGCAGCACAAGAGGGAAAAGAGCCTGATTTTACTCAGGATATTGGCCCGCTTTCTGAGCATGCACAAAATATATTAGCCAACGCCAGCCGCAGCGGGCAATCACGAAATATGCTACTTGAAGAGCATGATCGTCATATTAAAGAGCGATTATTCCGAGTCGTGAAAATTGAGACCTTTGCGCGATTACTTAATGATTTACAAGCCGAAGGTGAGATAGATGCTCAGAGCCTGAGCAAAATAATTTCCGATAAGACGCAAACTATTAACGACGCAGGTGATGAGATTTGGCTTAATCTGATTACACGCGAAATAGATGAGCCAATGTTTTATAAACTTGGGGATGAATAACGTGGCTGAAATTGAAAATAATAACGTCTATATCAATTACAGCGAAAGCAAAAGCGACGAATTTATCTTAAAGCAAAATATCGACGCGCTGGTGCAGAGTAAAAACGAGACGATTCAACGCATCGCCCAGGATTTAGTCTCTATTCCAGCGGCACTGGTACGGTTGAAGTGGCAAAACCGCCGTGAAATCTACCCCTTGCAGGTGAAAGAGGAGATTTACGGCGCGACGATTGCCGCCATCATCGAACAGCACCCAGAGTTGCGCGAGAAGATCATGGGTCGGCTGGAGGCGAACTATCAGCACCTGGTAAGCCGCGAGAGTGCAACACTTCGCTGGAGCCGTAGATTGAGCGAGGGGGAGTATCGCACCTCGACAGTGTCGACTGTTTCAGCGGCGGCGAAAGAGGCCCCTGCCAAAGCGAGTAGCAAAGGGAAATAACCCG is a genomic window containing:
- a CDS encoding cytoplasmic protein, whose amino-acid sequence is MAEIENNNVYINYSESKSDEFILKQNIDALVQSKNETIQRIAQDLVSIPAALVRLKWQNRREIYPLQVKEEIYGATIAAIIEQHPELREKIMGRLEANYQHLVSRESATLRWSRRLSEGEYRTSTVSTVSAAAKEAPAKASSKGK